A stretch of the Phyllopteryx taeniolatus isolate TA_2022b chromosome 5, UOR_Ptae_1.2, whole genome shotgun sequence genome encodes the following:
- the igf2b gene encoding insulin-like growth factor 2b yields the protein METLRSRPGHNSFCHTCRKTEKSRRKIKKMSSSGRSLLFALALALYAVEMTSAETLCGGELVDALQFVCEDRGFYFSRPTSRGNTRRTQNRGIVEECCFRSCDLNLLEQYCAKPTKSERDVSATLQVVPAMPPLKQEAPRKQHVPVKCSKYELWQRKAALRLRRGVPAILRSKKFRRQAEKMKAQEEASFRRPLISLPSKLPPVLLSTNNYVKHK from the exons ATGGAGACCCTGCGATCGAGACCCGGACACAACTCATTTTGCCACACCTGCAGGAAAACGGAGAAGAGCAGAAGAAAG ATCAAGAAGATGTCTTCATCCGGCCGTTCGTTGCTCTTCGCACTGGCTCTCGCCCTCTATGCGGTGGAGATGACCTCGGCGGAGACTCTGTGCGGGGGGGAGCTGGTGGACGCGCTGCAGTTCGTCTGCGAAGACAGAGGCTTCTATTTCA GTAGGCCCACCAGCAGGGGGAACACCAGGCGCACCCAGAACCGTGGGATAGTGGAGGAGTGTTGTTTCCGTAGCTGTGACCTCAACCTTCTGGAGCAGTACTGCGCCAAACCCACCAAGTCGGAAAGGGACGTGTCTGCAACTCTACAGGTCGTACCGGCGATGCCTCCATTAAAACAG GAAGCCCCGAGGAAGCAGCATGTGCCCGTGAAGTGTTCCAAATACGAGCTGTGGCAGAGGAAGGCGGCCCTGCGGCTCCGGAGGGGTGTCCCCGCCATCCTGAGATCCAAAAAGTTCCGAAGGCAGGCGGAGAAGATGAAAGCCCAGGAGGAAGCAAGCTTCCGCAGGCCCCTGATCAGCCTGCCCAGCAAACTACCGCCCGTCTTGCTCAGCACGAACAACTATGTCAAGCACAAATGA